From a single Vitis vinifera cultivar Pinot Noir 40024 chromosome 18, ASM3070453v1 genomic region:
- the LOC100248251 gene encoding endoglucanase 3 has translation MAMRKGASSPCLLFLFFFFTLVLLGCPSLGHPNYKDALAKSILFFQGQRSGRLPTGQQMSWRSNSGLSDGSLARVDLTGGYYDAGDNVKFNFPMAFATTMLSWGTLEYGKRMGPQLQNSRAAIRWATDYLIKCATTTPNTLYVGVGDPTADHKCWERPEDMDTVRTVYSVSPRNPGSDVAGETAAALAAASMVFRKVDPKYSRLLLATAKKVMQFAMQYRGAYSDSLGSAVCPFYCSYSGYKDELLWGAAWLWRATNDASYLNFLQSLGANDASDIFSWDNKLAGARVLLSRRALIGNDKRVESFKQQAEDFMCRILPNSPSSSTSYTQGGLMFKLAESNLQYVTSITFLLSTYAKYMTASKHTFNCGSVRVSSTTLRNLAKQQVDYILGENPLKMSYMVGFGANFPKRIHHRGASIPSKASHPEAIGCDSGFQSFFYTSNPNPNILTGAIVGGPNQNDGFPDERTDYSHSEPATYINAAIVGPLAYLAGSYSS, from the exons ATGGCAATGAGAAAGGGAGCTTCTTCTCCATGCCTCttgtttttgttcttcttcttcactttgGTGCTCTTGGGGTGCCCTTCCCTAGGGCACCCTAACTACAAAGATGCCCTAGCAAAGTCCATATTGTTCTTTCAGGGGCAAAGGTCTGGGAGGCTCCCCACCGGCCAACAGATGAGTTGGAGGTCCAACTCTGGCCTCTCTGATGGCTCTCTTGCCCGT GTTGATTTAACCGGTGGCTACTACGACGCGGGTGACAATGTGAAGTTCAACTTTCCCATGGCCTTCGCCACCACCATGCTGTCATGGGGCACCCTAGAATACGGCAAGAGAATGGGGCCCCAGCTACAAAACTCGCGGGCCGCCATCCGCTGGGCCACGGACTACCTCATCAAGTGTGCAACGACTACCCCCAACACTCTCTATGTCGGAGTTGGGGATCCCACTGCCGACCACAAGTGCTGGGAGCGGCCGGAGGACATGGACACGGTCCGAACAGTGTACTCGGTGTCGCCTAGGAACCCAGGCTCGGATGTGGCGGGAGAGACTGCAGCTGCATTGGCAGCTGCGTCCATGGTTTTCCGGAAAGTTGATCCTAAGTATTCAAGGTTGCTCTTGGCAACTGCGAAGAAGGTGATGCAGTTTGCAATGCAGTATAGAGGGGCTTATAGTGACTCTCTTGGGTCAGCTGTCTGCCCATTCTACTGTTCGTATTCTGGGTATAAG GATGAGCTACTATGGGGAGCGGCATGGCTTTGGAGGGCAACAAACGATGCATCATACCTCAATTTCTTACAGTCCCTGGGAGCCAACGATGCCAGTGACATCTTCAGCTGGGACAACAAACTGGCCGGCGCTCGAGTCCTGCTATCACgg AGAGCTTTAATTGGTAATGATAAGCGTGTTGAGTCATTCAAGCAACAAGCTGAGGACTTCATGTGTAGAATCCTCCCTAATTCTCCTTCTTCAAGTACCAGTTACACACAAG GAGGGCTGATGTTCAAGCTGGCTGAGAGTAATTTACAGTACGTGACATCAATAACATTCTTGCTCAGCACATATGCCAAGTATATGACAGCCTCAAAGCACACCTTTAATTGTGGGAGCGTCAGGGTCAGCTCTACTACTTTGAGGAACCTTGCAAAGCAACAG GTGGACTACATTTTAGGGGAGAATCCATTGAAGATGTCTTATATGGTAGGGTTTGGGGCAAACTTCCCAAAGAGAATTCACCACAGAGGCGCCTCCATTCCCTCCAAGGCCAGTCATCCTGAGGCCATAGGTTGCGACAGTGGCTTCCAGTCTTTCTTCTACACgtcaaaccctaaccctaacatCCTCACCGGAGCCATTGTCGGAGGCCCAAACCAGAACGATGGCTTCCCTGATGAACGGACTGATTACAGCCACTCGGAGCCTGCTACATATATCAATGCTGCCATTGTAGGGCCTCTAGCATACTTGGCTGGGAGCTACTCTAGTTGA
- the LOC100244774 gene encoding uncharacterized protein LOC100244774: MSAKSGCSVYIGNLDERVSDRVLYDILIQAGRVVDLYIPRDKETDRPKGFAFAEYETEEIADYAVKLFSGLVTLYNRTLKFAISGQDKPSSAAITPTSNSSLEPKPHPVPFNNMENSQHSMGLRTPCRLAAHPVNYAQVPASSDTLHQPNRYSSQLDGHSYDYSRRVFGATLDSISRTRSRYHDSSNPITYPSY, from the exons GTAATTTGGATGAGAGGGTAAGCGACAGGGTTTTGTATGATATTCTGATTCAGGCAGGGCGGGTGGTGGACTTGTACATTCCTCGTGACAAAGAAACTGACCGGCCCAAAGGTTTTGCCTTTGCTGAATATGAGACCGAGGAAATTGCAGATTATGCTGTCAAGCTATTCTCTGGCCTTGTGACACTGTACAATCGAACACTGAAATTTGCG ATTTCTGGGCAAGATAAGCCCTCGTCAGCAGCAATCACTCCCACATCAAATTCGTCCCTTGAACCAAAACCTCATCCTGTACCATTTAACAATATGGAAAATTCTCAACACTCCATGGGGTTAAGAACGCCTTGCAGATTAGCAGCTCACCCAGTAAATTATGCACAAG TGCCAGCATCCTCTGATACATTACACCAACCTAATAGGTATAGTTCACAACTCGATGGCCACAGTTATGACTACAGTCGAAGAGTTTTTGGGGCAACATTGGATAGCATTAGCCGCACTAGGTCAAGATACCATGATTCGAGTAACCCAATAACTTATCCCTCTTACTAA